Proteins encoded in a region of the Sulfurimonas marina genome:
- a CDS encoding PelD GGDEF domain-containing protein: MAKHTQRVQEKSTQDLLREYIHKYAYIETLILVTLYVAIGYLINSGDPCLLSYKVPYLVILLAIITLFHGFENGVFAVSIISLAIWVFYPSFQYVDFLIALLMTLIFSQFHYFWNSRIKEAEVESSYKSDKLSELSRAFYTLKISHDQLEKNYVIKPMSIRNSINHIVHTNEMILLDDTIENKAYEYNNNFLKLIEKSFSMQSGLILYLKNNATDMSFNKDTVELITINIKETLEVEKLLQNYLVDKAIARKSPVYVSDESGEPSIFNEELENKYIGAIPAVINGKVVSVLVIEKMPFMFFNRENLTSITILHEYFSIENRKAALSKSLEGFELLEDKDFKFEIARLKDLNNNFKVNSVILVLRIDNELQTARVYQKVERMLRALDMITLVHNEDYYYITLLLPLHDKAAAQGLLKRLQSTLEDEKDKDFEYMSFDMTQLPLLSKYYREDYGK, encoded by the coding sequence ATGGCAAAACATACACAAAGAGTACAGGAAAAATCAACACAAGATCTTTTAAGAGAGTATATACACAAATACGCTTATATTGAGACACTTATACTTGTTACTCTTTATGTAGCTATTGGTTATTTAATCAACTCTGGAGATCCATGTTTACTAAGTTATAAGGTACCATACCTTGTAATATTATTAGCTATTATTACCCTTTTTCATGGTTTTGAAAATGGTGTTTTTGCTGTGAGTATTATCTCACTTGCTATCTGGGTATTTTACCCCTCTTTTCAATATGTGGACTTCTTGATAGCATTACTGATGACTTTAATCTTTAGTCAATTTCACTATTTTTGGAACTCACGGATTAAAGAAGCAGAAGTTGAATCAAGCTATAAGTCAGATAAACTTTCTGAACTTTCCCGTGCTTTTTACACGCTAAAAATTTCGCACGATCAGTTAGAGAAAAACTATGTAATTAAGCCTATGAGTATCCGTAATTCAATTAATCACATTGTCCATACAAACGAGATGATATTACTTGATGATACTATTGAAAACAAAGCTTATGAATATAACAACAACTTTTTAAAACTGATTGAAAAGTCGTTTAGTATGCAAAGCGGTTTGATTCTCTATCTAAAAAACAATGCAACTGATATGAGCTTCAATAAAGATACGGTAGAGCTTATTACTATCAATATCAAAGAGACTTTAGAAGTTGAAAAACTGTTACAAAACTATCTTGTTGATAAAGCAATTGCGAGAAAATCACCTGTCTATGTAAGTGATGAATCGGGTGAACCAAGTATATTTAATGAAGAGCTTGAAAATAAATATATAGGTGCTATTCCGGCGGTTATAAACGGAAAAGTAGTTTCTGTCCTTGTAATAGAAAAAATGCCTTTTATGTTTTTTAATAGAGAGAACCTTACATCAATCACGATTTTACATGAATATTTTTCTATTGAAAACAGAAAAGCTGCTCTTTCAAAATCTCTTGAGGGATTTGAACTTTTAGAGGATAAAGATTTTAAATTTGAGATAGCAAGACTCAAAGATCTCAACAATAACTTTAAAGTGAACTCTGTCATCTTGGTTTTACGAATAGATAATGAGCTGCAAACTGCAAGAGTGTACCAAAAAGTTGAACGTATGCTCCGTGCTCTTGATATGATTACACTAGTGCATAATGAAGATTATTATTACATCACTCTCCTTCTACCTCTACATGATAAAGCAGCGGCACAAGGTTTGTTAAAAAGACTGCAATCTACTTTAGAGGATGAAAAAGATAAAGATTTTGAGTATATGAGTTTTGATATGACTCAACTACCACTTCTTTCAAAATATTATCGAGAAGACTATGGAAAATAA
- a CDS encoding OprO/OprP family phosphate-selective porin: MRYLILLLISFSLFANNDTNTTLDLDTTTKKEKKKKKVKYVKKRSQEYKYQQYIANLSNNKKPIGPYDYRYSFGAQISYDIGYIDQAEAISYDEPKPFFDHDFRRARISHSGSFFDKKLFYELEYSLIEDEDHYKDFYIGYKNKLRAINGAYRIKAGNLKVPFSLYRYSTSKNLSFMERPLGDDAFSIPRKLGVELLINSKLDRHLFSLFVCGFTNSIDERKENEINKPGASLRATYTYKASKRELLHLGFGALQQDYKNEDLRYRQNSESSILDDKYVSVRIRDVNDLLNKNFDLLFINHKYSLQAGYTTSDISADKDDYSFYSYFMEGSYFLLGKGKRFDFKESKFSKIKPRQDGAVELALRYSYINLNDKDEHGGEQTNYGFGVNWYINDETKVMTEYIMALPKDTDDYDGLINIYQMRIQFAF, from the coding sequence ATGAGATACCTAATACTCTTACTTATCAGTTTCTCCCTTTTTGCAAACAATGATACAAATACAACTCTCGATCTTGATACAACAACTAAAAAAGAGAAAAAGAAGAAAAAAGTAAAATATGTAAAGAAACGCTCACAAGAGTATAAATATCAACAGTATATTGCAAATCTTTCTAACAACAAAAAACCTATAGGGCCTTATGACTATAGATATAGTTTCGGAGCACAGATAAGTTATGACATCGGTTACATCGACCAGGCTGAAGCGATCTCATATGATGAACCGAAACCGTTTTTTGATCACGACTTCAGAAGAGCAAGAATAAGTCACTCAGGAAGTTTTTTCGATAAAAAACTTTTCTATGAGTTGGAGTATAGCCTTATCGAAGATGAAGATCATTACAAAGATTTTTATATTGGATATAAAAATAAACTTCGAGCAATAAACGGTGCTTACAGAATCAAAGCCGGAAACCTGAAAGTTCCTTTCTCTCTATACAGATATTCAACTTCTAAAAACCTCTCTTTTATGGAGAGACCACTGGGAGATGATGCTTTTTCAATCCCTAGAAAGCTAGGTGTAGAGTTACTTATAAACAGTAAACTTGATCGACATCTGTTTAGTTTATTTGTTTGTGGGTTTACAAACTCTATAGATGAAAGAAAAGAGAATGAGATAAACAAACCGGGAGCTTCACTAAGGGCTACATATACTTATAAAGCCTCCAAAAGAGAGCTACTCCATCTTGGTTTTGGAGCCCTGCAGCAAGATTATAAAAATGAAGACTTGCGCTATAGACAAAACTCAGAATCAAGTATATTAGATGATAAATATGTCTCTGTACGAATTAGAGATGTCAACGATCTCTTAAACAAAAACTTCGATCTATTATTTATTAATCATAAATACTCTTTACAAGCAGGATATACAACATCTGATATCTCTGCAGATAAAGATGATTATAGTTTTTACAGTTACTTTATGGAGGGGAGTTATTTTTTACTAGGCAAAGGGAAACGGTTTGATTTTAAAGAATCAAAATTCTCAAAAATCAAACCAAGACAGGATGGTGCTGTAGAGTTAGCACTCAGATATTCTTATATTAATCTCAATGACAAGGATGAACATGGTGGGGAACAAACAAACTACGGTTTTGGAGTTAACTGGTACATCAATGATGAAACTAAGGTGATGACTGAATATATTATGGCATTACCAAAAGATACTGATGATTATGACGGGTTGATAAATATCTACCAAATGAGAATACAATTTGCTTTTTAA
- a CDS encoding DUF3616 domain-containing protein, whose translation MYNNEPTQEAVSTNVKAKKKKAPNLVSTFFRNALRSNLDLTSLADTKAGILISLNGFILTVSVTASSFTVHSKLMTYAFISIILTSLGSIILAVLSVKPRTKNKLVNKEFLEDYHSLLYYQDMADMSPIEYHSSMNKALKSSKRSKTEMISHLHILGAEIKKKYFWLKYAYTFFSTGLILTASLIVYALMNESQKVSTSQKEKEYFVGKFYNIFEPSGATTVEKNKVLIVEDESSSRPLKLITFDEENQVVEIGDLHIPKKIKKSFKKEIEDLEAITSNGNIVYAITSHSLNRSNEQKKAREKLLMFHYEDESIIDMEVYNHLKDELIALEANLFGDKLLGYNAINIEGLTVDTTDNSLVLGFRAPLHNAKAIILAIKNPKELFTKNPPKPLFKEPLYIDLNGLGIRGIKYDEQKNGYWIIAGDAGQRTSKFQLYFLDKNTQKASLVKKDLDVGHSEGITIVENGAERFLFCVEDNGEEPNKAANYIKIGMDSL comes from the coding sequence ATGTACAATAACGAACCGACACAAGAAGCCGTTAGTACTAATGTAAAAGCTAAAAAGAAAAAAGCACCTAATCTAGTATCTACTTTTTTTAGAAATGCGTTGCGTTCAAATTTAGATCTTACATCTTTAGCAGACACAAAAGCGGGTATCTTAATCTCGCTTAACGGTTTTATCTTAACGGTTAGTGTGACGGCTTCAAGTTTTACGGTACATTCAAAGCTTATGACTTATGCGTTTATTTCGATCATCTTAACCTCTCTTGGCTCGATCATCTTAGCTGTATTGTCTGTTAAGCCTAGAACAAAAAACAAACTAGTAAATAAAGAGTTTCTAGAGGATTATCACAGCCTTCTTTATTATCAGGATATGGCAGATATGTCTCCTATAGAGTACCACAGCTCAATGAATAAAGCTTTAAAAAGTTCTAAGAGATCTAAAACAGAGATGATCAGTCATCTCCATATCTTGGGTGCAGAGATCAAGAAGAAATATTTTTGGCTAAAGTACGCTTATACATTTTTTTCTACAGGACTTATACTCACAGCTTCCCTTATCGTATATGCACTTATGAATGAGAGTCAAAAAGTTTCCACTTCACAAAAAGAAAAAGAGTATTTTGTAGGAAAGTTTTACAATATTTTCGAGCCTTCGGGTGCAACTACGGTTGAGAAGAACAAAGTACTCATAGTAGAAGATGAAAGCAGCAGCAGACCACTAAAACTGATCACATTTGATGAAGAAAATCAAGTAGTAGAGATAGGGGATCTTCATATCCCTAAAAAAATCAAAAAAAGCTTCAAAAAAGAGATAGAAGATCTTGAAGCGATCACATCAAATGGCAATATTGTTTATGCAATTACATCCCATTCACTCAACCGTTCAAATGAACAAAAAAAAGCACGTGAAAAACTTCTTATGTTTCATTATGAGGATGAATCTATTATCGATATGGAAGTTTACAATCATCTAAAAGATGAGCTTATTGCTCTTGAAGCAAATCTTTTTGGAGATAAACTACTTGGATACAATGCAATCAACATCGAGGGGTTAACAGTTGATACAACTGACAACTCCCTCGTACTTGGTTTTAGAGCCCCTTTACATAATGCCAAAGCAATTATTTTAGCTATCAAAAATCCTAAAGAGCTTTTTACAAAGAATCCTCCAAAACCTCTTTTTAAAGAGCCTCTTTATATTGATCTAAACGGCCTTGGGATACGTGGCATCAAATATGATGAACAAAAAAACGGCTATTGGATCATAGCAGGTGATGCAGGACAAAGAACATCTAAGTTTCAACTCTACTTTTTAGATAAAAATACGCAAAAGGCCTCTTTAGTAAAAAAAGATTTAGATGTAGGGCATTCTGAAGGGATAACGATTGTAGAAAACGGAGCAGAGAGATTTTTATTTTGTGTTGAAGATAACGGAGAAGAACCGAACAAAGCTGCAAATTATATTAAAATAGGGATGGATTCACTATGA
- a CDS encoding CotH kinase family protein, whose protein sequence is MNVKNRKFFLGKLLFITIVSIFLSACKSNNNVHKTPSFTGDISDNESWYALPLDSRMSVTQSSAPVSGINSSLVDMDIYIPIPNSSLCVPWDDLTAPARPCTLDDVDHDIEGDDDYEPVLNATLSTGSFSGVGEFKIRGNYSRTLAQKSYSMRLDSDINLLDYQRKFQLNKHLSDSSRIRNKLAYDLIRAIPNLTSLKTQFVHLSVTDDVNGTIDYGLYTHVEALREEFLINRGWNKDDNLYNANNFLFDEWALENLQTDEDGDPLNEANFNTFLEIKAGKDHRMISEMLRAVNSDQDIDSVVATYFSRDNYITWIALNLVLGNQDVSYHNYFLYNPIYGKKFYFVPWDYDGAWSSTQYLGKAEYGIAVLMEVPLHRKFLRIQKNRDDVYAMAEKLRTDYITNIRMQELIDSYESSVLQAEPTISSWRTKAEELIPQVDTNIALYKSVIGHPMPFYERASYSNGTFSADWDVSEDFEGDAIVYDLNVSSDYDFNTTVLSEQNLTGLNYTNNTLNLAPGTYYMKVTSRELDDPTHYQEAFNRLRDPADTKTIYGTVAFDVQ, encoded by the coding sequence GTGAATGTAAAAAACCGTAAGTTTTTCTTAGGAAAACTTCTTTTCATTACTATTGTTTCAATTTTTCTTTCTGCTTGTAAAAGTAATAATAATGTACATAAAACACCATCTTTTACAGGGGATATTTCAGATAATGAAAGCTGGTATGCTCTCCCATTAGATTCACGTATGTCTGTCACACAAAGCAGTGCTCCCGTTTCAGGTATCAACTCTTCATTAGTTGATATGGATATATATATTCCTATTCCAAATAGTAGCCTGTGTGTACCTTGGGATGATTTAACCGCTCCGGCAAGACCATGTACTCTTGACGATGTTGATCATGATATTGAAGGAGATGATGACTACGAACCTGTATTAAACGCAACTTTATCAACAGGTAGTTTTAGTGGTGTAGGTGAATTTAAAATTCGCGGGAATTACTCAAGAACACTTGCTCAAAAATCTTATTCAATGCGATTAGATTCTGATATCAACCTGCTCGATTATCAAAGAAAATTTCAATTAAACAAACACCTTTCTGACTCTTCAAGAATTCGTAACAAACTTGCATACGATCTTATTCGCGCTATTCCCAATTTAACAAGTTTAAAAACACAGTTTGTCCATCTGTCTGTTACAGATGATGTTAACGGTACTATAGATTATGGTCTTTATACACATGTAGAAGCTTTAAGAGAGGAATTTTTAATTAACCGCGGATGGAATAAAGATGATAATCTTTACAATGCAAACAATTTTTTATTTGATGAATGGGCTTTAGAAAATCTCCAGACAGATGAAGATGGCGACCCTCTAAATGAAGCAAACTTCAATACATTTTTAGAGATAAAAGCGGGTAAAGACCACCGTATGATTTCAGAGATGCTAAGAGCTGTTAACAGTGACCAAGATATTGATAGTGTTGTCGCTACCTATTTTAGTCGTGATAACTATATAACTTGGATAGCACTCAACCTTGTTCTTGGGAATCAGGATGTGAGTTATCATAACTATTTTCTTTACAACCCTATTTACGGTAAAAAGTTCTATTTTGTCCCTTGGGATTATGACGGTGCCTGGTCATCAACACAGTATTTAGGAAAAGCGGAATATGGTATAGCTGTTTTAATGGAAGTACCTCTGCATAGAAAGTTTTTACGTATTCAAAAGAACAGAGATGATGTTTATGCTATGGCTGAAAAACTAAGAACAGACTATATAACAAACATTAGAATGCAAGAGCTGATTGATTCTTATGAAAGTTCTGTTTTACAAGCTGAACCAACTATCTCTTCATGGAGAACAAAAGCTGAAGAGTTGATCCCGCAAGTTGATACAAACATCGCACTCTATAAAAGTGTTATAGGGCATCCTATGCCATTTTATGAGAGAGCTTCATATAGTAATGGAACTTTTAGTGCAGACTGGGACGTATCAGAAGACTTTGAAGGGGATGCAATAGTATATGATCTCAATGTATCGAGTGATTACGACTTCAACACAACTGTTCTTTCAGAACAGAATCTTACCGGGTTAAATTACACAAATAATACACTTAACCTTGCTCCAGGGACATACTATATGAAAGTTACTTCTAGAGAGCTAGACGATCCTACACACTATCAAGAAGCGTTTAACAGATTACGCGATCCTGCTGATACCAAAACAATATACGGAACGGTGGCTTTCGATGTACAATAA
- a CDS encoding ComEA family DNA-binding protein codes for MKFFLLLSLLTSLLFAVVDINTATVEELASLKDIGVKKAKRIIKYREEHGCFKDLKEFKKVKGIKKKTIKKNKGNIVVSECKKP; via the coding sequence ATGAAATTTTTCCTTCTTTTATCGTTATTAACAAGTTTATTATTTGCAGTAGTAGACATCAATACTGCAACTGTCGAAGAATTAGCCTCACTCAAAGATATAGGAGTAAAAAAAGCCAAAAGAATTATTAAATACAGAGAAGAACACGGTTGTTTCAAAGATCTAAAAGAGTTTAAAAAAGTAAAAGGGATCAAGAAAAAAACAATAAAGAAAAATAAAGGGAACATAGTTGTTAGTGAATGTAAAAAACCGTAA
- a CDS encoding molybdopterin molybdotransferase MoeA: MNLLSYETSQNMLELLQVNTSKFERVPLSDALDRVLAEDIVAKYNDPQFPTASMDGYAVKHADLEKGELLVLGDNPAGNDEQREIKEGESIKTFTGSKMPAGADTLIQIENVTYEDGKIVINEPVNIGSSVRPIGESYQAGDILIKKGTKIGYAEIGVLAGLNQVMVKVALRPKVAVVATGSEIVDLGEHSDNPAQIRSSNNYTLEALFKQAGAEVIQIGTAPDDKEQLMQTFESAINSADIVVSTGGVSVGDYDFVKDIVPRLGASVVFKGVAIKPGRHVMVAQREEKFVLALPGFPFSSTVTAILYALPLIAKMLGQAKPYEVVAAKLQEDFNKRSSFTEFTTCNVVIEEGEFFVNFQDKKIGSSAILTNMLNNSGLMITGEEDKKLEAGTSVNVILL, encoded by the coding sequence TTGAACTTATTATCGTATGAAACAAGTCAAAACATGCTTGAGTTACTTCAAGTAAATACTTCAAAGTTCGAACGAGTCCCTTTAAGTGATGCACTGGATCGTGTATTAGCTGAAGATATCGTGGCTAAATATAACGATCCCCAATTCCCTACCGCTTCTATGGATGGATACGCAGTAAAGCATGCTGATTTAGAAAAAGGTGAGCTACTTGTTTTAGGTGACAACCCTGCAGGAAATGATGAGCAGCGTGAGATCAAAGAGGGTGAATCTATTAAAACTTTTACAGGTTCAAAAATGCCTGCAGGTGCAGATACGCTTATCCAGATTGAAAATGTAACTTACGAAGATGGAAAAATTGTCATTAATGAGCCGGTAAACATTGGTTCATCTGTTCGTCCTATCGGTGAAAGTTATCAAGCCGGAGATATTCTAATCAAAAAAGGAACAAAAATCGGATATGCTGAGATCGGCGTATTAGCTGGATTGAACCAAGTGATGGTAAAAGTTGCCCTTCGTCCTAAAGTAGCAGTAGTTGCAACTGGAAGCGAAATAGTAGATCTTGGTGAACACAGCGACAACCCTGCACAGATCAGAAGTTCAAATAACTATACACTCGAAGCACTTTTTAAACAAGCTGGAGCAGAGGTAATCCAAATAGGAACTGCCCCTGATGATAAAGAGCAGTTGATGCAAACATTTGAATCTGCAATCAATTCGGCAGATATTGTCGTAAGTACGGGCGGTGTAAGTGTCGGAGATTATGACTTTGTAAAAGATATAGTTCCTCGCCTTGGTGCTTCTGTTGTATTTAAAGGGGTAGCTATCAAACCGGGTCGCCACGTAATGGTAGCACAGCGTGAAGAGAAGTTTGTACTTGCTCTTCCAGGCTTTCCTTTTTCATCAACCGTAACGGCTATTCTTTATGCACTTCCTTTAATAGCAAAAATGCTGGGACAAGCAAAACCCTATGAAGTTGTCGCTGCAAAACTGCAAGAAGATTTTAATAAGCGCAGCTCGTTTACTGAATTCACTACCTGTAATGTTGTAATTGAAGAGGGAGAGTTTTTTGTGAATTTCCAAGATAAAAAAATAGGAAGTTCTGCAATTCTTACAAATATGCTTAACAATAGTGGACTTATGATCACTGGTGAAGAGGACAAAAAACTCGAAGCCGGAACTTCGGTGAATGTAATTCTACTCTAA
- a CDS encoding molybdopterin synthase catalytic subunit — MLELHNGALNVPEILKRWYEDESTSNYGAYIPFVGTVRDESGIEGLSFDVYEPILESWYKAWEEKAAAKGAIIKMAHSRGDVMLHESSYIAAVFSPKRRVALEFIDEFVEDFKASAPIWKYDLINGKRVYAEDRSTAISGSGLLA, encoded by the coding sequence TTGTTAGAACTACATAACGGTGCGCTAAATGTTCCAGAGATACTAAAAAGATGGTATGAAGATGAATCTACAAGTAATTACGGAGCATATATCCCTTTTGTGGGAACTGTACGTGATGAAAGCGGGATTGAAGGTCTGAGTTTTGATGTGTATGAGCCAATACTCGAATCTTGGTACAAAGCTTGGGAAGAAAAAGCGGCAGCTAAAGGTGCGATCATAAAAATGGCACACTCTCGTGGTGACGTGATGCTTCATGAATCTTCTTACATAGCAGCAGTATTTTCTCCAAAACGTCGTGTAGCTTTAGAGTTTATAGACGAGTTTGTAGAGGATTTTAAAGCTTCTGCTCCTATCTGGAAATATGACCTAATAAATGGGAAAAGAGTATATGCCGAAGATAGATCGACTGCAATCAGCGGTAGCGGTCTTTTAGCGTAA
- a CDS encoding MoaD/ThiS family protein produces the protein MVKVEFLGPIQKDAMELEIANLSELAPILQKDEELKEWLTNSAVAVNDALVSSLEHPLKDGDKVSLLPPVCGG, from the coding sequence ATGGTTAAAGTAGAATTTTTAGGACCAATACAAAAAGATGCTATGGAATTAGAGATCGCAAATCTTAGTGAACTCGCACCGATTTTACAAAAAGATGAAGAGTTAAAAGAGTGGTTAACTAACTCGGCAGTTGCCGTGAACGATGCTCTTGTATCATCTTTAGAACATCCTCTCAAAGATGGAGATAAAGTATCTCTTTTACCTCCTGTGTGTGGAGGCTGA
- a CDS encoding MqnA/MqnD/SBP family protein, producing MLFGKIEYLNLLPFHIFIKRFISSSQIKMGMEHKKNVPAKINYAFKKRRVDAAFISSIEAKKYKNVKLGIIARKDVKSVLVIPSRGAKKDAESATSNVLVNVLGLEGEVLIGDKALRYALKNDDYIDLAQLWNQRYKLPFVFAVLAFHKDEKIYKKIEKNFGKYRVRIPQYLLEKAAKDVGIEKSEVLEYLKLISYNLDRRAQRGLQKFYKEAAKVI from the coding sequence GTGCTTTTTGGAAAGATAGAATATCTCAACCTTTTACCGTTTCATATCTTTATAAAACGCTTTATATCTTCTTCACAAATCAAGATGGGTATGGAGCATAAAAAGAATGTCCCTGCCAAGATCAATTATGCCTTTAAAAAAAGACGCGTTGATGCAGCTTTTATCTCAAGTATAGAGGCAAAAAAGTATAAAAACGTAAAACTCGGAATTATCGCAAGAAAAGATGTGAAAAGTGTATTGGTTATTCCAAGCAGAGGTGCAAAAAAAGATGCAGAATCTGCAACTTCAAATGTATTGGTAAATGTTTTGGGACTAGAAGGTGAGGTACTTATTGGTGATAAAGCACTTCGTTATGCTCTTAAAAACGATGACTATATCGACCTTGCACAACTTTGGAACCAACGTTATAAACTCCCTTTCGTGTTTGCCGTGCTTGCATTTCACAAAGATGAAAAGATTTATAAAAAGATTGAAAAAAATTTCGGGAAATACAGAGTAAGAATTCCACAATATCTCTTAGAAAAAGCGGCAAAAGATGTTGGTATAGAAAAATCAGAAGTGTTAGAGTACTTAAAACTTATCTCTTACAATCTTGATCGAAGAGCACAAAGAGGACTGCAAAAGTTTTATAAAGAGGCAGCAAAAGTTATTTAA
- a CDS encoding malic enzyme-like NAD(P)-binding protein produces MSKKKIDKEALDYHQFPQPGKISVEVTKAVETQKDLSLAYTPGVAVPCLEIEKDPANAYKYTAKSNLVAVISNGTAVLGLGDIGALASKPVMEGKGVLFKKFSGLDAYDIEVDTKSIDRFCSVVSAIAPTFGGINLEDIKAPECFEIERRLVDELDIPVMHDDQHGTAVISTAAILNACEIANKDIEKLKIVVVGAGAAAISCARLYREVGVQNILMLDSKGLIHQGRSDLNDFKREFATHDYMTHDEIFTNADVIVGLSRPGTFHIEDVKKMCNNPIIFTLANPTPEIFPEETRAARPDAIVATGRSDYPNQVNNVLGFPFIFRGAMDVRAKEINTQMKLAASKALAELAKKEVPEYLHNIHGRELQYGKEYIIPSPFDKRLVVEISAAVALAAIESGASDMKNFDLDEYKKELASRVK; encoded by the coding sequence ATGAGTAAAAAAAAGATAGACAAAGAAGCTCTTGATTATCACCAGTTTCCACAACCTGGTAAAATCTCCGTAGAGGTAACCAAAGCAGTTGAGACACAAAAAGATCTCTCCCTTGCCTACACTCCCGGTGTAGCAGTTCCCTGTTTAGAGATAGAAAAAGATCCTGCAAATGCATACAAATACACAGCTAAAAGTAATTTAGTCGCAGTTATCTCAAACGGTACTGCAGTTCTAGGTCTTGGAGATATCGGAGCACTTGCTTCTAAGCCTGTTATGGAAGGAAAAGGTGTACTTTTTAAAAAGTTCTCCGGACTTGATGCATATGATATTGAAGTAGATACTAAAAGCATCGATAGATTTTGTTCTGTAGTCTCTGCTATTGCACCTACATTTGGCGGCATCAATTTAGAGGATATCAAAGCACCCGAGTGTTTCGAAATAGAGCGTCGTTTAGTTGATGAGCTTGACATTCCCGTAATGCATGACGACCAACACGGAACGGCCGTAATCTCAACAGCAGCTATTTTAAATGCTTGTGAGATTGCAAATAAAGATATTGAAAAACTAAAGATCGTAGTTGTCGGTGCCGGAGCAGCAGCAATCTCTTGTGCAAGACTTTACCGTGAAGTGGGTGTACAAAACATACTTATGCTTGATTCAAAAGGGTTAATCCATCAAGGAAGAAGCGATCTTAATGACTTTAAACGTGAATTTGCCACACACGATTACATGACACATGATGAGATCTTTACAAACGCTGATGTAATTGTCGGACTTTCACGTCCAGGTACATTTCACATAGAAGATGTAAAAAAGATGTGCAACAATCCTATTATCTTCACTTTGGCAAACCCTACTCCAGAGATCTTCCCTGAAGAGACACGTGCTGCGCGTCCAGATGCGATCGTAGCTACGGGAAGAAGTGATTACCCTAACCAGGTAAACAATGTTCTAGGGTTCCCGTTTATCTTTAGAGGGGCTATGGATGTACGTGCAAAAGAGATCAATACGCAAATGAAACTTGCAGCTTCTAAAGCGTTAGCAGAATTGGCTAAAAAAGAGGTTCCCGAGTATCTCCACAATATTCACGGCAGAGAACTTCAATACGGAAAAGAGTATATTATCCCCTCCCCTTTTGATAAGAGACTTGTAGTGGAAATTTCAGCCGCCGTAGCCCTAGCAGCCATAGAAAGCGGTGCTTCAGATATGAAAAATTTCGATCTCGATGAATATAAAAAAGAGTTAGCATCAAGAGTTAAATAA